The following are from one region of the Nostoc cf. commune SO-36 genome:
- a CDS encoding NnrU family protein, which produces MLLISWLTPSHFVILGLQIVFAIAHSGGAALRPWAEKHIGPRLYRILFALISLPLAVILIIYFFGHRYDGLQLWQVQGVLGVREFVWLLSAISFLFLYPATFNLLEIAAIQKPQVHLYETGIIRITRHPQMVGQIIWCVAHTLWLGTTFTLVTSIGLVLHHLFGVWHGDRRLSDRYGEAFEIAKQRTSIIPFKAIIDGRQSLKWEEFLRPAYLGVAIFIALLWWSHPLLMEATSRIVW; this is translated from the coding sequence ATGCTGCTGATTTCTTGGTTGACACCCAGTCATTTTGTCATACTGGGGTTACAAATAGTTTTTGCGATCGCTCACAGTGGAGGCGCTGCTTTACGCCCTTGGGCAGAAAAACACATTGGCCCAAGGCTTTATCGCATTCTCTTTGCATTAATCAGCCTACCGTTGGCTGTGATATTGATTATTTACTTTTTTGGGCACCGCTATGATGGTTTGCAACTTTGGCAGGTACAAGGGGTGCTAGGAGTGCGAGAATTTGTTTGGCTGCTGTCAGCAATCTCGTTTTTGTTTTTATATCCTGCTACCTTCAATCTACTAGAAATTGCTGCCATTCAAAAGCCCCAAGTTCATCTCTACGAAACAGGAATCATTCGGATTACCCGTCATCCCCAGATGGTGGGACAAATAATTTGGTGTGTTGCCCATACTCTCTGGCTGGGAACTACCTTTACCCTTGTGACTTCCATTGGATTGGTCTTGCATCACTTGTTTGGAGTTTGGCACGGCGATCGCCGCCTGAGCGATCGTTATGGAGAAGCTTTCGAAATTGCCAAACAGCGGACTTCAATTATTCCCTTTAAAGCAATTATTGACGGACGTCAATCTCTCAAATGGGAGGAATTTTTGCGCCCTGCCTATTTAGGAGTTGCCATTTTCATCGCTTTGCTTTGGTGGTCGCATCCACTGTTGATGGAAGCAACTAGTAGGATAGTATGGTAA
- a CDS encoding thioredoxin family protein, translating to MVLSVSERTFTQEVLESPIPVLVNFEAPWCGLCRIIHPLLLQFQAQCGEEIKLVGVNADQNFKLSTTYRLKSLPTLLLIENGTVRHRLECFRGREDLRLALEEIKASYSQRPKIYKSSKTVELECRSA from the coding sequence ATGGTGTTGTCGGTTAGTGAGCGGACATTTACTCAAGAAGTTTTAGAATCTCCTATTCCTGTTTTAGTTAATTTTGAAGCACCTTGGTGTGGCTTGTGCCGGATTATCCACCCCCTGTTGTTGCAATTTCAAGCCCAATGTGGGGAAGAAATTAAATTAGTTGGGGTTAATGCTGATCAAAATTTTAAATTGTCTACTACTTATAGGCTTAAATCACTACCCACTTTACTATTGATTGAAAATGGTACTGTTCGCCATCGCTTGGAATGCTTTCGCGGCAGAGAAGATTTACGTCTGGCTTTAGAAGAGATTAAAGCCAGCTACAGCCAGCGCCCCAAAATCTACAAAAGTTCAAAGACAGTGGAGTTGGAGTGTCGGTCAGCTTAA